A genomic region of Planctomycetota bacterium contains the following coding sequences:
- a CDS encoding glycosyltransferase family 4 protein: MSEDAATTFDPRHVAMFVDGREKYGIGTIVRLYTLVWPDATYVAFGTGPLLDYLKDGGFPVIERPVTGFTAVGASSKTLATLPGGMLRSRREALTLEPMLKERGVRFVQTQRLTHQLVAGFLRKRGFRVGWQINNNTTASRLFGLGIKMNHALARWGADLLLPASDFIAANWLASGVPSQTVRNAAEPMHENPPEPASLPPLRCLTAGRLTPSKGHHIAIKAIRRLLDEGVQITLDCYGSEVSDEDHAYADELRQLAGPHLDKSITLRGFVDDLRQRHREYDVGLQCRLDPEPCSLWVCESLVDGLPLLATATGGTPELVADGSTGLLYASGDADDLAAKLRTIAADQAKLRQWQQAAYDRGQADFTVQAFDRRTRQAWGTLDGVDA, translated from the coding sequence ATGTCAGAGGATGCTGCCACTACGTTCGATCCGCGTCACGTCGCCATGTTTGTCGATGGCCGCGAGAAGTACGGCATCGGCACGATCGTCCGGCTTTACACCCTTGTCTGGCCCGACGCGACCTATGTCGCCTTCGGGACCGGTCCCTTGCTGGATTACCTGAAAGACGGCGGTTTTCCCGTCATCGAGCGGCCGGTGACGGGTTTTACTGCCGTCGGCGCTTCTTCGAAGACGCTTGCGACGCTGCCGGGCGGAATGCTGCGGAGCCGGCGCGAAGCACTGACCCTCGAGCCGATGCTCAAGGAGCGTGGCGTGCGATTCGTCCAGACCCAGCGACTGACGCACCAGCTCGTCGCGGGCTTTCTTCGCAAACGTGGCTTCCGCGTCGGCTGGCAGATCAACAACAACACAACGGCCAGCCGGCTCTTTGGGCTCGGCATCAAGATGAATCACGCGCTCGCTCGATGGGGCGCCGACCTTCTCCTTCCCGCGAGCGACTTCATCGCTGCGAACTGGCTTGCCAGTGGAGTGCCATCGCAAACGGTGCGAAATGCCGCTGAACCGATGCACGAGAACCCGCCAGAGCCGGCGAGTCTCCCACCGCTTCGCTGCCTCACCGCTGGCAGACTGACTCCGAGCAAGGGGCACCACATCGCGATCAAAGCGATCCGACGACTTCTGGACGAAGGCGTTCAGATCACACTCGACTGCTACGGCAGCGAGGTCTCAGACGAAGACCACGCCTACGCCGACGAGCTCCGCCAACTCGCCGGCCCGCACCTCGACAAAAGCATCACGCTGCGCGGGTTCGTCGATGACCTTCGCCAGCGACACCGCGAGTACGACGTCGGGCTGCAATGCCGACTCGATCCGGAACCGTGCAGCCTCTGGGTGTGCGAGTCACTCGTCGATGGCCTTCCGCTGCTCGCGACGGCAACGGGCGGCACGCCAGAACTCGTCGCGGACGGTTCGACCGGTCTGCTCTACGCCAGCGGCGATGCCGATGACCTCGCCGCGAAGCTTCGAACCATCGCGGCTGACCAAGCCAAGCTTCGACAGTGGCAACAAGCGGCCTACGACCGCGGGCAAGCCGACTTCACAGTCCAAGCGTTCGATCGCCGCACGCGACAAGCTTGGGGAACGCTCGACGGCGTCGACGCGTGA
- a CDS encoding HU family DNA-binding protein: MSFVIEPFTPTRRPGKPLKADALDARRTSPRRVSTHRNSPIQAARSPFMQTVTKKDLIERIADKTDERRSVVKDVIQTFLDDIVDELSEGNRLEFRDFGVFETAVRKARRAQNPRKRQAVWVPQRTTVKFKLGRLLKLKLEALDEQRNTAAQGTPAPANLPVAALKSQQQKARPVPVAVGG, from the coding sequence ATGTCGTTTGTAATTGAACCGTTCACGCCGACGCGGAGGCCGGGTAAACCGTTGAAAGCAGACGCCTTAGACGCCCGCCGCACATCGCCGCGACGGGTGTCGACCCATCGGAACTCGCCGATCCAAGCCGCACGGAGCCCCTTCATGCAGACCGTCACGAAGAAGGACTTGATCGAACGCATCGCCGACAAGACCGACGAACGCCGCAGCGTCGTCAAGGATGTCATACAGACGTTTCTCGACGATATCGTCGACGAACTGTCCGAAGGCAATCGACTCGAGTTTCGCGACTTCGGCGTCTTCGAGACGGCCGTCCGCAAGGCACGGCGTGCCCAGAACCCGCGCAAGCGGCAAGCCGTCTGGGTGCCTCAGCGGACAACGGTGAAGTTCAAGCTGGGCCGGCTGCTCAAGCTCAAGCTCGAAGCGCTCGACGAGCAGCGCAACACCGCCGCACAAGGCACGCCCGCGCCGGCCAACCTGCCCGTCGCTGCACTCAAGAGCCAGCAGCAGAAGGCCCGTCCTGTTCCGGTTGCCGTCGGCGGGTAA
- a CDS encoding LysM domain-containing protein: MALLRKDVRVAFIAAGALGLAGVGYVGVLLFSGDDEETAAADTNDAMTAWDPVVNDAPIQGLSDGPSLEDLGVVAQDAPSLDTGDDVWGDEVLVTTTTVPSAEPESEDRNDDLAAKLANFGKPAESATPTPTDRAFDTAAREHILAEGDTFVSLSEQYYGSDAHFDTIRRANPSLDPRRLKIGDLIVIPSLDSAGKPRGLPAINADPTTHTVRPGETLSDIARSRLGRSALWNAVYELNRDLIGDDPARLKVGMVLRLPQ, encoded by the coding sequence ATGGCTCTACTTCGAAAAGACGTTCGTGTCGCCTTCATCGCGGCCGGGGCACTCGGGCTCGCGGGCGTTGGTTATGTCGGCGTGCTTCTGTTCTCCGGAGACGACGAAGAAACAGCCGCTGCCGACACGAACGACGCGATGACCGCGTGGGACCCGGTCGTCAACGACGCTCCAATTCAGGGACTTTCTGACGGACCGTCGCTGGAAGATCTTGGCGTTGTCGCTCAGGACGCACCATCGCTGGACACCGGCGATGATGTCTGGGGCGACGAGGTTCTGGTCACGACGACAACCGTTCCGTCCGCTGAACCCGAGTCTGAAGACAGGAACGACGACCTCGCTGCCAAGCTGGCCAACTTCGGCAAGCCGGCGGAGTCAGCCACACCCACGCCGACCGATCGCGCCTTCGACACGGCCGCACGCGAGCACATTCTCGCCGAGGGTGACACGTTCGTCAGCCTGTCGGAGCAGTACTACGGCAGCGACGCTCACTTCGACACGATTCGTCGCGCGAACCCGAGTCTTGATCCTCGGCGACTGAAGATCGGCGACCTGATCGTCATTCCGAGCCTCGACAGTGCCGGCAAGCCGCGCGGCCTTCCGGCGATCAACGCCGATCCCACGACGCACACCGTTCGCCCGGGTGAGACGCTGTCCGACATTGCACGGTCGCGTCTCGGTCGTTCGGCCCTGTGGAATGCCGTGTACGAGCTCAACCGCGACCTGATCGGCGATGATCCGGCCCGATTGAAAGTCGGCATGGTGCTGCGGCTGCCGCAGTAA